One genomic window of Salvia miltiorrhiza cultivar Shanhuang (shh) chromosome 4, IMPLAD_Smil_shh, whole genome shotgun sequence includes the following:
- the LOC131021549 gene encoding probable N-acetyltransferase HLS1, producing the protein MYVAVVVVREYDAKTDSRAVEEVENRCEVGPSGKLSLYTHLLGDPVCRVRHSPASLMLVAEMTVGGGGDDKDKREIVGMIRGCIKTVTCGSKVSRNGKNCPTLPLPLPLYTKLAYILGLRVSPSHRRMGIGLKLVQKMEEWFVDNGAEYSYMATEKDNLPSLELFTGKCGYSQFRTPAILVQPVYAHRVRVSKKATIIKLSPADAEALYRRRFATTEFFPRDIDAILNNKLCLGTFLAVPVGSWSGPDGFLGGSWAVISVWNCMEVFRLEVRGASRVRRALAAGTRAVDRALPWLRLPSVPEVFRPFGFHFLFGLGGDGPDAAGYVRALCGRAHNLARERGCGVVVTEVAKREPLRLGIPHWKRLSCAEDLWCIKRLGEDYSEGCVGDWTKSPPGMSIFVDPRDF; encoded by the exons atgtatgtggcggtggtggtggtgcgaGAATACGATGCGAAAACAGATAGCAGAGCAGTGGAGGAAGTGGAGAATAGGTGCGAGGTGGGGCCCAGCGGAAAACTCTCTCTCTACACCCACCTCTTGGGCGACCCCGTTTGTCGAGTCCGCCATTCTCCGGCTTCTCTCATGCTG GTGGCGGAGATGACGGTGGGTGGCGGCGGAGACGATAAGGATAAGAGAGAGATAGTGGGGATGATTAGAGGTTGCATCAAAACCGTTACGTGCGGAAGCAAGGTCTCTAGAAATGGCAAAAACTGCCCcactctccctctccctctccctctctacaCCAAACTTGCCTACATTTTAGGCCTCCGTGTTTCTCCTTCTCATCG GAGGATGGGAATTGGGCTGAAATTAGTGCAAAAAATGGAAGAGTGGTTTGTCGATAATGGCGCTGAATATTCATACATGGCTACCGAAAAAGACAATCTGCCGTCTCTCGAACTCTTCACCGGCAAATGCGGCTACTCCCAATTCCGCACGCCGGCGATCTTAGTCCAACCCGTTTACGCGCACCGGGTCAGGGTCAGCAAGAAAGCTACCATCATCAAGCTCAGCCCCGCCGACGCTGAGGCTCTCTACCGCCGCCGCTTCGCCACCACCGAGTTCTTCCCGCGCGACATCGACGCGATCCTCAACAACAAGCTCTGCCTCGGCACCTTCCTCGCCGTGCCGGTCGGGTCATGGTCGGGTCCGGACGGGTTTCTGGGCGGGTCGTGGGCCGTGATCAGCGTGTGGAACTGCATGGAAGTGTTCAGGCTCGAGGTCCGCGGCGCGTCGCGCGTGCGGAGGGCGCTGGCGGCGGGCACACGGGCCGTGGACCGCGCCTTACCTTGGCTGCGGCTGCCGTCGGTGCCGGAAGTATTCAGGCCTTTCGGGTTTCATTTCTTGTTCGGGCTGGGCGGGGATGGCCCGGATGCGGCGGGGTACGTGAGGGCGCTCTGCGGGCGGGCCCATAACCTGGCGAGGGAGCGCGGCTGCGGCGTGGTGGTGACGGAGGTGGCGAAGCGGGAGCCGCTCAGGTTAGGGATTCCGCATTGGAAGAGGCTATCGTGCGCCGAGGATTTGTGGTGCATTAAGAGGCTCGGGGAAGACTACAGTGAGGGGTGCGTGGGTGACTGGACTAAGTCACCGCCCGGTATGTCTATTTTTGTTGATCCCAGAGACTTCTAA
- the LOC131021544 gene encoding BTB/POZ domain-containing protein NPY5-like: MKFMKLGSKPDQFQTDGDTIRYVATELATDMVVSVGDVKFYVHKFPLLSKSSQLQKLVTTAGNDNNDEIDIHDIPGGPAAFEVCAKFCYGMVVTLNAYNVVAARCAAEYLEMYETVEKGNLIYKIDIFLTSSIFRSWKDSIIVLQTTKSLLPWSEELKIVSHCLDSIATRASTDPSKVDWSYTYNRKKLVSENEHEEKWNGVKKLQTVPNDWWVEDLCDLQIDLYKRVIITIRAKGKMSTDVVGESLKAYALRRLPVFSKNTLQGSDHLKYRYLVDAITSLLPKEKSSIPCDFLLKLLQASIMLDCDELGRRMLMLKIAQQLDEVTVSDLMIRSSTGETARCNIDVVHELVEQFVMQEHSIQTGCPDDHEFREICPGFISDSSKAKVARMVDGYMAEAARDVSLPLSKFVDLAEMVSTFPRSSHDGIYRAIDMYLKEHPGLTKSEKKRICRLMDCRKLSADACAHAIQNERLPLRVVVQVLFFEQARATAATGNNTPDLPGSVRAMLPRGSCGSSRSATTNSDEDWDGDQTSEELKDLKGELASLRLGNKGGSDGDSGDAKSSIDKVTSKKMKKIFTRLWSNKDRQGENSSSDTSESPASTSVEETKEAVKVAARMIQNQTTKKLQVTK; this comes from the exons ATGAAGTTTATGAAACTTGGATCAAAACCCGACCAGTTTCAGACTGATGGAGACACTATCAG GTATGTAGCAACAGAATTGGCTACTGACATGGTTGTTAGTGTGGGGGATGTCAAGTTTTATGTTCATAAG TTTCCTCTCCTCTCCAAGAGTTCTCAGCTTCAGAAGCTTGTCACCACTGCAGGCAATGACAACAACGATGAAATTGACATCCATGATATTCCGGGTGGACCTGCAGCATTTGAAGTATGCGCTAAGTTCTGTTATGGAATGGTAGTAACACTCAATGCTTACAATGTCGTAGCAGCACGCTGTGCAGCTGAGTACCTGGAAATGTACGAGACTGTTGAGAAAGGAAATCTAATATACAAGATTGACATTTTCCTCACTTCTAGCATTTTTCGGAGTTGGAAAGACTCTATAATTGTACTTCAAACGACAAAATCTCTTCTTCCTTGGTCGGAAGAATTGAAGATTGTCAGCCACTGCCTAGACTCTATTGCCACCAGAGCCTCCACTGATCCTTCGAAAGTAGACTGGTCATACACTTATAACCGTAAGAAGCTCGTATCTGAGAATGAGCATGAGGAAAAATGGAATGGTGTGAAGAAACTACAGACAGTGCCGAACGACTGGTGGGTGGAAGACCTGTGTGACCTTCAAATTGATTTATACAAGAGGGTTATTATAACAATAAGAGCCAAAGGGAAAATGTCCACAGATGTTGTAGGAGAATCATTGAAGGCGTATGCTTTAAGAAGGCTTCCTGTTTTTAGCAAAAACACCTTACAAGGAAGTGATCATCTGAAGTACCGTTACTTGGTAGATGCAATCACATCTTTGCTGCCAAAGGAGAAAAGTTCCATACCTTGTGATTTTCTGCTGAAGTTATTACAGGCATCCATAATGTTAGATTGTGATGAGTTGGGAAGAAGGATGCTTATGCTGAAAATTGCTCAACAGCTCGATGAGGTAACTGTTTCTGATCTGATGATCCGCTCCTCAACTGGTGAAACAGCCCGTTGTAACATAGATGTCGTacatgagttggttgagcagtTCGTGATGCAAGAACATAGCATCCAGACTGGTTGCCCCGATGATCATGAGTTCAGGGAGATATGTCCTGGATTTATTTCAGATTCTTCCAAGGCTAAGGTGGCTAGAATGGTTGATGGTTATATGGCTGAAGCAGCCAGAGATGTTTCATTGCCTCTGTCCAAATTTGTTGATCTGGCTGAAATGGTCTCTACCTTTCCAAGATCGAGTCATGACGGGATTTACCGCGCTATTGACATGTACCTCAAG GAACACCCTGGGTTGACGAAGAGTGAAAAAAAGAGAATTTGTCGGTTGATGGACTGCAGGAAGCTTTCAGCTGATGCATGTGCACACGCTATACAGAATGAGAGGCTTCCATTGCGGGTGGTTGTGCAAGTTCTTTTCTTTGAGCAAGCCAGAGCTACAGCAGCTACTGGGAACAACACTCCTGATCTCCCTGGCTCTGTTAGGGCTATGCTTCCACGAGGGTCTTGTGGGAGCTCCAGATCTGCAACTACCAACTCGGATGAGGATTGGGACGGAGACCAGACATCTGAGGAGCTTAAGGATTTGAAAGGGGAGCTCGCTTCTCTTAGGCTAGGAAATAAAGGAGGAAGTGACGGTGATAGTGGCGATGCTAAATCAAGCATTGATAAAGTCACTTccaagaaaatgaagaagatcTTCACGAGACTATGGTCAAATAAAGACAGACAAGGCGAGAATAGTAGCTCAGATACATCTGAAAGCCCTGCTTCCACCAGCGTGGAAGAAACAAAGGAGGCGGTGAAAGTGGCTGCACGAATGATTCAAAATCAAACGACGAAGAAATTGCAGGTAACAAAGTGA